CTTATTACATAACTTTGAGACAAAGATTTAATCATTAATGGCGTGCCAGTACGGGCAAAATGCGGCACCTTCTGAAGGCCTCAGTatccccatctgtcaaatgggcatCTTAAACAGCTAGCGGCCCAAGGAGGCTAACGGGAGGAAAACGCTCCCTGCATTACGTGCGGCGCCAAACAGCCTGAGTCACCGTTGCTGGTAGTATTTTTCCACCTCCCGGGCGCCGCTCCCAGCCCACCCCGGTTTCGGAGGGTCCTACAGGAAGCGCCCCCGCGACGCCCGGCTCCACACGCTGACCACGCCCTCTGCGCGCGGCGCCTTGGCCCCGCCCACGAAGGAATTCGCAGATTCGCTAGGCCGGCTCCTCCTCAGAATTATTCGGGCCTCTCTATACTCGGCTGAAAATCCTCATCGGACTCTGTAGCCATTTCTCCCAGGTCAGAACTGAGCAGTCCTCTGAGTTGTGCTAGTAAGGAAGATCCAGGAAAAGTGGCCCACTCTGCCAACAGGGCTTGGCTAACCACGGCATTATTTTCTTGACTCCACCAAGGCGGTTAAAGGGAGGCAACAGCTGAGGCCAGGACTTGTGGCGAATCTGCAGCCTCCCAGACCTTTGGCCGCATGAGGAAGCGGCAGGTTAGAAGAGCAAAGGAGCGCGCATCCTGTCTACTGATTCGCCCCGCCCGCCTGACGAATCTGCGCCTGTTCAACGCGCCACTCAAATCTCCCCAGCTCTGGCTGGCCTCCTcccctccgccccgcccccttATCCTCAGGGATTAGTCGCTGCTTTCGTCGCCGCCGATTCGTCAAGGACCCCAGGCCAGAGCAGCTGGATAGCCGTGGTGAAGCCCACTCTCCGGGGGATGCGGCCAATCTCCAGGCTCCCTGGGCCGCAACTCTTGAGCCTTACAGCGCGCTGGCCGAGGCGAAGCCGCTGTCCTCGGCCCCGTGGGTCTCCCGGCGGCGCCCGTGGCGAAAGTGCGAATATAGAAGCTGTGCCCGCTGGGCCTCGCGCAGGTGGCGGTGGTGTTTGGTGCGCGCGccggggaggtggtggtgggggggcgcCGCCACCGCCACCGCTGCGGGGCCGGGTCTCGCGctgtcgccgccgccgccaccgcctcgCGCCGCTAAGGTGCcgcgcggggtggggggagggggagccgcTCGCCGCTCGCGGGTGAGTGGGGCCGCGCCGCGCGTGCGCGGAGGTGGGGGGGCAGAACGCGCCGGGGCGGGAGAAGAGGGCAGCGGCGCGcgttcccccaccccccgcccagatTCGGGGCCGAAGCCGGGTCTCGGGCTCGGTCTCGCGGTGTTTCCAACGCCCCGAAGAGGTGCCACCTCTTGGCCAGAGGATCGGGGCGCGGGGACGGGAGCCGGTGTGTGGGAGCGGGAGCCGGGCTTGGCCTGGGCCGCTGGCCGGTGAGGaggcgggagggggcggggcctgccagggggcgggggaggggtctTGTGCCGAGGCCAAGTGGGGCGCGCGCTAGGGAGAGCGGGAAGGTAAGGGGGCGCGAGATGGGCCTGGGGCCTTGAGGAGAGAGTTGGGAGGTGGAGAGAGAATGGGGTGTTGCGGTGAAAGAAGGTACTTGGGAGAAAATCTGGGGGAGCCTCGGGTCATGGTGAGGTGTGGAAACTGGGGTGATGAGGGTACCTGGAGTCGGGGCTAGTCGGTGAGGGGCAGCAAGGGAGGCAGGCCTAAGTCCTGAGCCCTCTTGCGTATTCCTCTTTCCTGACAGTGTAAATGAGCAAAGATGGATCAGGAAGGTGGGGGAGATGGGCAGAAGGCCCCGAGCTTCCAGTGGAGGAACTACAAGCTCATCGTGGATCCTGCCTTGGACCCTGCCCTGCGCAGGCCTTCTCAAAAGGTGTACCGATACGATGGAATCCACTTCAGTGTCAACGTGAGTGCCCCAGGCTTTTCCTTACCATCTAGGGAACTCAAGCCCCGTTCTCTGTTACCTCTGTTCAGCACCTAGAACTCCCATACCCATAGCCTGCCTTCTTTAAAGCGGGCAGCCAGCACCCAGCTCTTTTGCATATGGGTCTTCaaatgggctctagagctcaacACTGATTTCACCTTGagctgtctttctgtttctgcttttcttcctaGGACTCAAAGTATATACCAGTGGAAGACCTCCAAGACCCCCGTTGCCACGTCAGGTCCAAAAACAGAGACTTTTCCCTCCCAGTCCCTAAGTTTAAGGTACGTGTCTGCTAGTCCCCTGGTGTGGTGGCCCTTGGAGGGTGTGGAGGATCCATCCTGGTAGTCCAGTCTAAGTGTAGTGTAATAAAAGGGAGTTTTCCAATGAAAGGATCACAGCCAGATCTAATAATCTCTGAGGCTGTGAGACTGAGTTGTTCTGGACAGGAGATGTGTTTATTTTCTAGAAAGATATAGGTGAGGTGTCTCAAGCAAGGGTGTTAACTTTCTGAAGGATGAAGACAGGTCTAGCTGCTACACCTGTCACTGTGTACTTGTAGACAGCGCGTAGCAAAACAGTGCCCTGTGTGTCGCTGCAGTTTCTCAGTTAAGGGGAGTGACAACACCAGGGACTCCACCCCTGGAGTCCTCTGTTCCTCGCCCCTTCTCCGTCTCGTTTCCTCAGAGGATTCCCATGTCCCTGTCCAGGCAGGAGACTCATCAGGCCTTGGAGCACTGGTCCTAGGAAACTGGTGGTTCTTAGTCTCCTTCGCtgattctttattattattcctttttaaataagtCACTTGTGGGATTCTCTCATCccacttttttccctttgtgcaCTTGTCCTGGACAATCTCTTTCCCACCCACAACTTTGACTATCACTGAAATGTTGATGACTTCCAAATCTCTGATCCCAGCCAAGATCAGTCTCTTGAACCCCAGACTTATACGCTTGGTGGAGGGACAGCTCCATCTGGAGGCCCCACAGAAACCTCAAGCTCAAGAGATGTAAAACAATGATCTTCACCCCCTTAGTCCTGCTCTTCTTTCTACTCTCCTTTTACTGATGACTGGCAACACTATCTACTCAGCTGCACAAGCtagaaacctgggagtcatctTATGATTCTTCTGTCCTTAATGTGTCACCAAGTCGTGCTGACTCTTTTTTCTGAACACGTctctttttaccttaatttttctatttctgttgccACTCCTTTAATACAGACTCGTATTCATTTCCCCTGGTTTCCTCGTCTCCGTtctcttctccattttattgCTGTTATTTGTCTCTGGTTttactgttcttttattttacttttgctgCCAAGTCCACGTTTTTTGTGCATTGGTGTGTATGATTATTCATCTGGCTAAGCCTCATCTCCTGCCTCGATACTGCATGCCTGTGTTCCGTCCTACCACACACTTTGCAGTTTCTAGGCAATGTCATGTTATTTTATAGTTCTCTGCCCTGCAGGTCCTGTCATTTTGGTGAACTCCGGTTTATCCGAAAAGCCCAGTTTGAATGGCACcatctttatgaattctttcctgccTCCACTCTGAACAAAGGTTTCCTTCTCTGGGCTCCCAAACACCTTGTCTCCACCTTTGCTGACACTTGTTTTGTCATGTTGcgattgtgtgtgtctgtgttgtctACTTTTCTGAATAGGAATctctttttttcacatctttgtaTTCCTAGTGCCCAGTCCTTGGTAATGACTTAGTAAGAGCTGAACTGGTGAATTATTTCTATATAACTAGTTATTTCCATGGAGGTTTAGTTTTCAGTGTGTGCGTTTCTTTTCCTGGTTCTTGTCATTATTCTGTGGTGAGAAGAATTCAGGGAAGAGATGGGTCAAGACTGATGTATCCCTTGTTGGGACCCCCTTCCCCGTTCCCTTGCCTCGTAGTTTCCCAGTTTTATCTCTCTTGGCCTCATGGATCTCGCTAAAATTTCCCAAAGGGCAAAGGAGCAGTGGTCAGTATTTAGATGCTGGACTTAACTACTGTCCTTTCCACAGCTGGATGAATTCTATATCGGACAGATCCCGCTGAAAGAAGTGACTTTCGCAAGACTGAATGACAACGTGCGGGAGACCTTCCTGAAGGACATGTGCCGAAAGTATGGCGAGGTGGAAGAGGTAGAGATCCTTCTTCACCCCCGTACTCGCAAGCACCTGGGCCTAGCCCGTGTGCTCTTCACCAGCACTCGGGGAGCCAAGGAAACAGTCAAAAACCTCCACCTTACCTCCGTCATGGGCAACATCATCCATGCCCAGCTTGACATCAAAGGTGAGTTCTCCGTTGCCTGCTGCCCACGGTTGGGCTCTGGCAGAGATGGTACACGCAAATGCCTATTGGGGCCAGGCAGGTGATCAGGTTCAtgatttctcatctgaaacctTTGGGCCAGGTGTGTTTCTGACATCAGAATTTTACAGAGAGTTTATGGTACAGAtacgggttttgttttgttttgttcttttaatgtttatttatttatttacttacttatttattcattttggctactgccgggtcttagttacagcacgtgggatcttccttgcagcatgcgggatctttagttgcggcatggcgggctcttagttgcagcatgcgggatctagttccctgaccacggatcgaacccgggccccctgcactgggagcgtggagtcttaaccactggaccaccaaagaAGTCCCCAGATACGGTTTTTTGTGTATTGTCTTTGGCAGGGTTGGGGCAGCACCCTTTAGTCTAATGTATGACTGTATTTGCAAGAAAATGTATGAAGGGTCACACTAGGTAGGATGAATAAGAACTATAGTAAATAGCCTGATGTCAGGTTTTGACACCAAATTCTAAAAACACGAGGTTTTGAAATTTTGGATTGAGAATTAGGGATCTGTATAGGTGAGTGAAGCAGTCTGGGCTTCTGTGCTAAGGAGCAgtagggaggggtggggactgtGGCATACTAGTGGCATCGGAAGGAGGCAGCTGTTAGTTGGCATTAGCCAGTTTGTAGGTGGGAATGAGGACTAACATAGATAGTTTTTCTTAAAGCCAGAAATCTAGGTTCTTGTGTGAAATCTCCTGGGTTTTAAATATTGCATTCCTCCCTTACCCTTGCCAATAGTTTAAGTGATTGTGTAGGGCAAATAAAACACAATGGTGGGCTGCGTTTAGCCTTCAGGCTGCCATTTTGCAACTTTAGTTTATAGGATGAAGAGGATGGTGGGATGTAGCATCAGACGACTGGGTTTGAATTCTAGTTTTACCACTTTGTGCAGGTTAGTTTTCTTTAAGCCTATAAAGTAAAATAGGGGTACGGATGCTTCTCTCTCCTGGTGATCATCCAACATAGTAACGCACGTTAGAAGTATTTTTGTAAACTGTGAAATGTCACCCAATACATTATCTGTAGTAGTTATTAGGTAGAGATGAGGTAGAAGGACTGAAAGCCTCAAACCCAAGACTCCAAGAAATCTTAGGAAACTTGAGGCCCGAGAAAGAAGTGTGGGGACACAAAATCAGAAAGGAGTTGTTTCCTCCATCTGACTCTGTTGGTTCCCATTTTCCTCCCTCCAGGACAACAACGAATGAAGTACTATGAACTGATAGTCAATGGCTCCTACACCCCTCAGACAGTGCCCACTGGGGGCAAGGCCCTGAGTGAGAAGTTCCAAGGCTCTGGTGCAGCCACTGAGACGGTGAGAAGCTTGTGGTTGCTTTAGCCCTAGCCACATGGGCCCGGTGCGCAGATGCCAGAAGCAGCCTTTGGGAGGTTCTGGACTTCATTGTTAAGTATAGGAAGAGCCAAGGAAAAGAGGCCTAGCTTTTTTCAAAAAGCAGGGAATTGGGGTTCTTGGTTTGGTGAAGGGCATATTGTCAAATGGTGCttgatctcttttcctttttccctgctCCACTCTCTCCCTCCAGACTGAATCCCGCCGCCGCTCCTCCTCCGACACAGCTGCCTTCCCAGCAGGCACTGCTGTGGTGGGCACTCCTGGCAATGGCACCCCCTGCTCCCAGGACACGAGCTTCTCCAGCAGCCGACAAGACACCCCATCTTCCTTCGGCCAGTTCACCCCTCAGTCCTCCCAAGGAACCCCCTACACGTCTCGGGGCAGCACCCCCTACTCTCAGGATTCTGCCTACTCCAGCAGGTACAGCGGAAACACCCTCTGGGACCCCCAGATTCTGGGAGCTGCCACTGGGAAGAAGAAACCTAGAGTCTCTAAGAGGGAGTTGGGAGTAATTTGCCTTAGTTTCTCTGGATCCAGCCAACAAATCCCTGTCCTCAGGGAATTTACTCTCTAGCTAGGAACCCAGTAGCGTGTAGATCTTCCTTTGGGGGCAGCATAGAGGGGTTTTGGGTACTGACAGCGGGGCATTGGGGTTGGGGCATGCGGAGCTGAACACAGCTAACCCCTCTGCATGTTTTCTCCAGCACCACTTCAGCCTCCTTCAAGCCCCGGCGGTCAGAGAACAGCTACCAAGATTCCTTCTCCCGCCGCCATTTCTCTGCGTCTTCAGCCCCCACGACCACCTCTGCAGCTGTCTCCGCCACCACTGCCGCCACCGCCGcaccctcctcttcttcctcctcgtTGGCCTCGTCCTCTTCATCgtcctcttcttcctcatcctCTCATTTTCGTGGTTCTGACTCAAACTACCCAGCATATTATGAAAGCTGGAATCGCTACCAACGCCATGCTTCCTACCCACCCCGCCGGGCAACCCGGGAGGAGCCCCCTGGGGCACCTTTTGCGGAAAATACAGCTGAGCGCTTCCCACCTTCCTACACCTCCTACTTGCCCCCTGAGCCCAACCGGCCAGCTGACCAGGACTACCGGCCTCCTGCCTCAGAAGCTccacccccagagcctccagaaccTGGTGGaggcgggggtggtggggggccCAGCCCTGAGAGGGAAGAAGCTCGGACCTCCCCCCGCCCAGCCTCACCTGCCCGTTCCGGCTCTCCGGCCCCAGAGACCACCAATGAGAGTGTGCCCTTCGCTCAGCACAGCAGCCTGGATTCCCGCATTGAGATGTTGTTGAAGGAGCAGCGTTCCAAGTTTTCTTTCCTGGCTTCTGACaccgaggaagaggaagagaacagTACCACGGGCCCTGGGGCTAGGGACACAGGGAGCGAGGTTCCTTCTGGGTCAGGTCACGGGCCCTGCACACCCCCTCCAGCCCCGGCGAATTTTGAGGATGTGGCACCTACAGGGAGTGGGGAACCAGGAGCTACCCGGGAGTCACCCAAAGCCAACGGACAGAACCAGGTGAGGTTGGGCTCAGCCAGGGGAAGTCCCTGGGATCCAGGAGGCAGGgttgggagaaggaagggaacTAGGCAAGAGAACAGAGATTTGAGGAAAAGCCCAAGGAACAGGCAGTAGCTTTCTGTGACCGTCCTCTGCACCCCTACAGGCTTCTCCATGCTCTTCTGGAGAGGACATGGAAATCTCCGACGATGACAGGGGCGGCTCACCCCCTCCGGCCCCAACACCCCCCCAGcaacctccccctcctccccctcctcctccccctccccctccgtaCCTGGCTTCCCTTCCGCTTGCTTACCCTCCCCACCAGCCTGCTTATCTCCTCCCACCCCGACCTGATGGGCCACCGCCCCCCGAGTACCCCCCACCTCCTCCGCCACCCCCCCACATCTATGACTTTGTGAACTCCTTAGAGCTCATGGATCGACTTGGGGCTCAGTGGGGAGGGATGCCCATGTCCTTCCAGATGCAGACCCAGATGTTAACCCGGCTCCACCAACTGCGGCAGGGCAAAGGGTTGACTGCTGCCTCAGCTGGTCCCCCTGGTGGGGCTTTTGCGGAGGCCTTCCTCCCATTCCCACCCCCGCAAGAGGCAGCCTATGGCCTACCATATGCTCTGTACACGCAAGGGCAAGAAGGCCGAGGGGCATACTCCCGGGAGGCCTACCAGCTGCCTTTGCCCATGGCAGCCgagcccctgccctcctcctcagTCTCAGGAGAAGAGGCCAGGCTGCCTCCCAGGGAGGACGCAGAGCTGGCAGAGGGCAAGGCCCTGCCATCGGCAGGCACCGTGGGCCGTGTGCTGGCCACCCTAGTCCAAGAGATGAAGAGCATCATGCAGCGAGACCTCAACCGCAAGATGGTGGAGAATGTGGCCTTTGGAGCCTTTGACCAGTGGTGGGAGAGCAAGGAAGAGAAGGCCAAGGTGAGGGCCAGTGCCTGGGACTGGGGAGACCTGGGGCTCCACTGGAGGGAATAGACCTCCAGCTTCTTCAGGCTACACAGCTCAGAATAGAGAAGAGAGGTGATTGGGGCAAGTGGAGAGAGAGACTGTGGGCACTCGGTGGCACGCACAGCTGGGCCCAGGGGAGTTGTGGGGCACACAAAACAGTAGAAGAAGCAGGAGTCTGAGAGTCAGAAGAGCTTTGTCTTGGTTCCACTGCTTCCTTGTGGTGGACGAAGCCCTTAAATCTCTCTGGGCATCAATCTGCAGGGTCTCCATTTGTAGCGTGGGAATAATAGTAGCAGCTTCATAAGATTGATGGACTGAATGAGTGGACTTTCGAGAAAATGCCTGTACAGGGGCTGGTGCGAGGGAGGTGTGGCATAGATGTGTGTCAGATGGGGAAGTGAGTAGATGCATTTCTGTATTCCTGGGGCCTGGGAGTGGTTCTGAGGCAGGAGGGAGCGCCTGGGTTCTGGAGCTCGGTCCCCCTACTGCCTGCAGCCATTCCAGAATGCAGCTAAACAGCAAGCCAAGGAGGAGGATAAAGAGAAGACAAAGCTCAAAGAGCCAGGCCTGCTGTCGCTGGTAGACTGGGCCAAGAGTGGGGGCACCACCGGCATCGAAGCCTTCGCCTTTGGGTCAGGACTGCGAGGAGCCCTGCGGCTGCCTTCTTTCAAGGTACCCAGAATTGTGATCTTGCCTAGTTGCGTGGGGAGAGGGGTTGAAGGGGGGCTTCCCTTCCTTGGAGTGAGGGTGGTTGGGAACCATGAGTGTTTGGGTTTTAAAGGGCACCATCTCTTTTCATCTCCCAGGTAAAGCGAAAAGAGCCTTCGGAAATTTCAGAGGCCAGTGAGGAAAAGAGGCCCCGGCCTTCTACTCCAGCCGAGGAAGATGAAGATGGTGAGTGGGAGGTCAGGTgaagcagaaaggagaaaaacagctGCTTCTATTCTGATAGGAAAGCAGGAGGCAGGGATGAAGGGGTGAAGGTGTCTTGAGGGCAAGGAGCCAAGTGAAGAATTGCAACAGGTTATAGTAAAGCAGTTCTTTGAGATGTGAGAAGCTTCAGGTAGGGTTATCCCTGGATTTTAgctgtggtttttatttctgGTATGTTGACGTAAGTTTTCTGTATTTCACTTTTTCCCCATAAGAGAGGAATAATCGCGAGGTTAAAAGAGGTTATCTACCCAAGGTTACCATCTAATGCTTAAGCGCTCTTAACACCCTTCCTACCAGTTTGTCTAAGTCTGAGCTATAGGTTGACAGCTTCCGTGGCGGGAAACTTCCTTACTGAGTCTGATCTGCTTCCCTGGAGACCCATTGGCCTTAGTACTATTTTTTTGGGCCAGACATAACAAAATCGCCTCACTCTTCCACCCATTGCAGAAAAAGATGAAAGATAAAATGGGTGCAATGTgtttaaaactgtaaaatgtgAAGTAAAATGTGCAGTTTTTATGTTTCTCTGCTGAGCTTCAccttcttgtctgtaaaatgaggtgtgTGTTGTGGGACTCTGAGAAAGATCAGTGATGGTGTGTGCAGAGCTCCTTTCCCAGGGTAGGGCTACTACTGCTGATGGTAAACTGCACTACTCATCTGGGCCTAGACGCTGAGCGAGAGAAGGAGGTTGGAGAACCAGGACGTCCGGGGACCAAGCCCCCAAAACGAGATGAAGAGCGAAGCAAGACCCAGGGCAAGCACCGCAAGTCCTTTGCTCTGGACAGCGAGGGGGAGGAGGCATCCCAGGAGTCCTCGTCAGAGAAGGTGAGGAGCTGAGGCACCCGGTCCCTGCCAAGAGCCTACGTCCTGAGTTCCTGCCGCCGTAGCCAGCTTCTCTCTGGGCTGGAGCCCTGGTagctgtgcttcctggaggacCAGTTGTCCTTCTTCTATTAATTCCCCTTTGTCCCTTTCCTTAAGGatgaggaggacgaggaggaagATGAGGACGATGAAGAGCGTGAAGAAGCCATGGATGCTGCGAAGGAGACAGAGGCATCAGACGGTAAGCACACACAGAGTACCGTCAAATTCTGGGGAAGGAGGGACCAGCCACCTGTCCAGCCCTTTCTGAGCCCACGTAACCTGCCTGCTGGATTGATTGGCCATCTTTCCCTTCCCCCCAAACAACTGCCTTTTAGCTCTATCCTTTGGAACCCTTGGCCCACTGTAAACAATACCCAGAACACTCCCTCCTGCTTACCTCTGAACCATGCTCTCCCCTGAAGACAACCCAGTACAGCCCATTTATTTTCCCAAGATAAGGGGGCTGCATTCTCCTGCTGCCCCACTGTGCCTTTCCCCCTTTGGGCACTGCTCTTCCGTTAAGGCCCGGCCACCGAGCTGTGCCTCCTTCTTCCCCTCGCTGCAGCTGCTGGCACCAGACACACCTCTGTTCTTCAGTTGAACACCTGTCTGTTCCTCCACATTTATTGAGGCTTGAGTACACGGTTCAGTCTCTCTTTTATTCCTTTGCTCAGAATTAGATATCGAGCCCCTcccgtgtgccagacactgttctaggtgttaGGGACATATCAACGACCAAGACACATGTGGTCCCTGCCTTTTTGGAGCTTACGATCGGTCAAGGTGGGGAGGCGGGGACTTGACATACTAGTGGACAAATAGTAGCACCTCAAGTAGAGATACTTGCTTTGAAGAAGATGAACTAGGGTAACGGGGTAGGGAGTGACAGGGTCAGGGAACAGGGGAAAGGTGGACTGTTTTACATCTGATGGTGAAGGGATGCCTCTGAGAGGTGCCATTTCAGCAGAGGCCAGAATCATGAGAACGGTGATCTGAGAGCCTCTCTCTCAGGAAAG
This DNA window, taken from Balaenoptera ricei isolate mBalRic1 chromosome 15, mBalRic1.hap2, whole genome shotgun sequence, encodes the following:
- the SETD1A gene encoding histone-lysine N-methyltransferase SETD1A isoform X1; protein product: MDQEGGGDGQKAPSFQWRNYKLIVDPALDPALRRPSQKVYRYDGIHFSVNDSKYIPVEDLQDPRCHVRSKNRDFSLPVPKFKLDEFYIGQIPLKEVTFARLNDNVRETFLKDMCRKYGEVEEVEILLHPRTRKHLGLARVLFTSTRGAKETVKNLHLTSVMGNIIHAQLDIKGQQRMKYYELIVNGSYTPQTVPTGGKALSEKFQGSGAATETTESRRRSSSDTAAFPAGTAVVGTPGNGTPCSQDTSFSSSRQDTPSSFGQFTPQSSQGTPYTSRGSTPYSQDSAYSSSTTSASFKPRRSENSYQDSFSRRHFSASSAPTTTSAAVSATTAATAAPSSSSSSLASSSSSSSSSSSSHFRGSDSNYPAYYESWNRYQRHASYPPRRATREEPPGAPFAENTAERFPPSYTSYLPPEPNRPADQDYRPPASEAPPPEPPEPGGGGGGGGPSPEREEARTSPRPASPARSGSPAPETTNESVPFAQHSSLDSRIEMLLKEQRSKFSFLASDTEEEEENSTTGPGARDTGSEVPSGSGHGPCTPPPAPANFEDVAPTGSGEPGATRESPKANGQNQASPCSSGEDMEISDDDRGGSPPPAPTPPQQPPPPPPPPPPPPPYLASLPLAYPPHQPAYLLPPRPDGPPPPEYPPPPPPPPHIYDFVNSLELMDRLGAQWGGMPMSFQMQTQMLTRLHQLRQGKGLTAASAGPPGGAFAEAFLPFPPPQEAAYGLPYALYTQGQEGRGAYSREAYQLPLPMAAEPLPSSSVSGEEARLPPREDAELAEGKALPSAGTVGRVLATLVQEMKSIMQRDLNRKMVENVAFGAFDQWWESKEEKAKPFQNAAKQQAKEEDKEKTKLKEPGLLSLVDWAKSGGTTGIEAFAFGSGLRGALRLPSFKVKRKEPSEISEASEEKRPRPSTPAEEDEDDAEREKEVGEPGRPGTKPPKRDEERSKTQGKHRKSFALDSEGEEASQESSSEKDEEDEEEDEDDEEREEAMDAAKETEASDGEDDESDSSSKCSLYADSDGENDSASDSESSSSSSSASSSSSSSSSSSSSSSSESSSEEEEEEEQPATIPSASSPPRDVPVPLSAPAEEPEPERVADSPVTPLPEQEKSPARPAGSTEELPPSVPQPTPEPPAGPPAPAPRPDERPSSPIPLLPPPKKRRKTVSFSAVEEVPAPEPPPAAPPQVKSPGPASRKVPRAVERTIRNLPLDHASLVKSWPEEVSRGGRSRAGGRCRSTEEEEAEPGTEVDLAVLADLALTPARRGLPALPTGDDSEATETLDEADRPGPLLSHILLEHNYALAVKPPPSTPAPRPLEPVPAPAALFSSPADEVLEAPEVVVAEAEEPKQQQQRQEDGEEEEEEESESSESSSSSSSDGEGATRRRSLRSHTRRRRPPPPPPPPPTFEPRSEFEQMTILYDIWNSGLDLEDMGFLRLTYERLLQQTSGADWLNDTHWVHHTITNLSTPKRKRRPQDGPREHQTGSARSEGYYPISKKEKDRYLDVCPVSARQLEGADTQGTNRVLSERRSEQRRLLSAIGTSAIMDSDLLKLNQLKFRKKKLRFGRSRIHEWGLFAMEPIAADEMVIEYVGQNIRQMVADMREKRYVQEGIGSSYLFRVDHDTIIDATKCGNLARFINHCCTPNCYAKVITIESQKKIVIYSKQPIGVDEEITYDYKFPLEDNKIPCLCGTESCRGSLN
- the SETD1A gene encoding histone-lysine N-methyltransferase SETD1A isoform X2, whose amino-acid sequence is MDQEGGGDGQKAPSFQWRNYKLIVDPALDPALRRPSQKVYRYDGIHFSVNDSKYIPVEDLQDPRCHVRSKNRDFSLPVPKFKLDEFYIGQIPLKEVTFARLNDNVRETFLKDMCRKYGEVEEVEILLHPRTRKHLGLARVLFTSTRGAKETVKNLHLTSVMGNIIHAQLDIKGQQRMKYYELIVNGSYTPQTVPTGGKALSEKFQGSGAATETTESRRRSSSDTAAFPAGTAVVGTPGNGTPCSQDTSFSSSRQDTPSSFGQFTPQSSQGTPYTSRGSTPYSQDSAYSSSTTSASFKPRRSENSYQDSFSRRHFSASSAPTTTSAAVSATTAATAAPSSSSSSLASSSSSSSSSSSSHFRGSDSNYPAYYESWNRYQRHASYPPRRATREEPPGAPFAENTAERFPPSYTSYLPPEPNRPADQDYRPPASEAPPPEPPEPGGGGGGGGPSPEREEARTSPRPASPARSGSPAPETTNESVPFAQHSSLDSRIEMLLKEQRSKFSFLASDTEEEEENSTTGPGARDTGSEVPSGSGHGPCTPPPAPANFEDVAPTGSGEPGATRESPKANGQNQASPCSSGEDMEISDDDRGGSPPPAPTPPQQPPPPPPPPPPPPPYLASLPLAYPPHQPAYLLPPRPDGPPPPEYPPPPPPPPHIYDFVNSLELMDRLGAQWGGMPMSFQMQTQMLTRLHQLRQGKGLTAASAGPPGGAFAEAFLPFPPPQEAAYGLPYALYTQGQEGRGAYSREAYQLPLPMAAEPLPSSSVSGEEARLPPREDAELAEGKALPSAGTVGRVLATLVQEMKSIMQRDLNRKMVENVAFGAFDQWWESKEEKAKPFQNAAKQQAKEEDKEKTKLKEPGLLSLVDWAKSGGTTGIEAFAFGSGLRGALRLPSFKVKRKEPSEISEASEEKRPRPSTPAEEDEDDAEREKEVGEPGRPGTKPPKRDEERSKTQGKHRKSFALDSEGEEASQESSSEKDEEDEEEDEDDEEREEAMDAAKETEASDDGENDSASDSESSSSSSSASSSSSSSSSSSSSSSSESSSEEEEEEEQPATIPSASSPPRDVPVPLSAPAEEPEPERVADSPVTPLPEQEKSPARPAGSTEELPPSVPQPTPEPPAGPPAPAPRPDERPSSPIPLLPPPKKRRKTVSFSAVEEVPAPEPPPAAPPQVKSPGPASRKVPRAVERTIRNLPLDHASLVKSWPEEVSRGGRSRAGGRCRSTEEEEAEPGTEVDLAVLADLALTPARRGLPALPTGDDSEATETLDEADRPGPLLSHILLEHNYALAVKPPPSTPAPRPLEPVPAPAALFSSPADEVLEAPEVVVAEAEEPKQQQQRQEDGEEEEEEESESSESSSSSSSDGEGATRRRSLRSHTRRRRPPPPPPPPPTFEPRSEFEQMTILYDIWNSGLDLEDMGFLRLTYERLLQQTSGADWLNDTHWVHHTITNLSTPKRKRRPQDGPREHQTGSARSEGYYPISKKEKDRYLDVCPVSARQLEGADTQGTNRVLSERRSEQRRLLSAIGTSAIMDSDLLKLNQLKFRKKKLRFGRSRIHEWGLFAMEPIAADEMVIEYVGQNIRQMVADMREKRYVQEGIGSSYLFRVDHDTIIDATKCGNLARFINHCCTPNCYAKVITIESQKKIVIYSKQPIGVDEEITYDYKFPLEDNKIPCLCGTESCRGSLN